The genomic segment GGATGCAAGCTTTTGCCTTCTGTACCTACGGTCATTAATTATAAAGCTTCTGCGATCCTGGAATATGTAAAGAACCGGATTACCAATTATGAGGTCCCGATTGTTTTGATCCAGACCAATCTTTATTCCGACAAACAAACCATTGAAGGCAAGTTTATGCTGATACCGGAAAACTATAAAAGTTTTCTTTATTTGTTTAATAAAAACAAATAGTACCTCCTTTGAAGTTCAACCTTTTCTCAAACGAAACTTTTTTAAAACATTACATATCAGATAAACAGGATGGTAATTTGGGGTTCAGGACCAATTCACAACCGCAAACGGTTTTGGAAAATCGTCGACACCTTGCCAGGAAATTAAATATCGAACTGCAACAAACCGTGGTTATGCAACAAGAACATACTGCGAATGTGTACCTGGTAACAACAGCCGATAAAGGAAAGGGTGCTTTGGAAAAAGTTACAGCGTTATCCAATACCGATGGCTTAATTACGAATAAACCAGAGATTGTGCTCATGGCGCAGGGAGCAGATTGTCCGTTGCTTTTATTTTTTGAACCGCAAAAAAAAGTATTTGGTGTTGCACATTCAGGCTGGAAAGGATTTAGGGCTGGAATTATTCCCAATATGCTGCAAAAGTTTGAAAAGGA from the Candidatus Margulisiibacteriota bacterium genome contains:
- the pgeF gene encoding peptidoglycan editing factor PgeF; translated protein: MKFNLFSNETFLKHYISDKQDGNLGFRTNSQPQTVLENRRHLARKLNIELQQTVVMQQEHTANVYLVTTADKGKGALEKVTALSNTDGLITNKPEIVLMAQGADCPLLLFFEPQKKVFGVAHSGWKGFRAGIIPNMLQKFEKEYGCAPETIIVGITPSAEKCCYEVGSELVREFTSFPQNLFINRNNRIFFDLKGAIKHQLLSLRVQPENIESINICTICSENFYSFRREKENAGRFALLAWLDKC